One Streptomyces fagopyri DNA window includes the following coding sequences:
- the cdgB gene encoding diguanylate cyclase CdgB — METESEPYVRLATLRQLHQVMADMNTARSLADTLQTVADGVVTGLGYELACVNLVRPDGDLVVAALAGNSAAEALITGRVGSRTSWDRRLNMGEAWGDLRFIPHTEGWVLDDDDVPQWYTDGPAPRFEDEWHPSDRLFAPMYTPGVGGNTGELIGVLSVDRPRNGRQPGAWGREALQMYAFQAAIAISNARLRANMQRALVRLEREQQALRASEESFRQAFEYAPSGMAIAEMGGDQHGRILRTNDALCRLLGRPASAMRRYSFSDLVHPEDIGTLLRTSAEGGRAELRLGRRDGTYVWVSLRNSVVADAADGPRFLLTHVEDIEERKRRELQLAHRASHDSLTGLPNSAELRSRLGSRLCQRPQALQPGAVESLDAAYGHGPYAEQAAEHSGFDGHAAAHGFDFGPGAAAYDAFDHHVHTIAPEGETDDGAKGLAVLFCDLDGFKSINDRFGHNAGDAVLIEVARRLTNGVRDGDTVARLGGDEFVVLADGLGRADAADLAVRLRNAIIPPIRVDGRAVRVGASFGIGWAHCGMTADEVLKSADERMYVEKRSRPKQHRRAG, encoded by the coding sequence ATGGAGACCGAGTCGGAGCCCTACGTCCGTCTTGCGACCCTGCGGCAGCTGCATCAGGTGATGGCGGACATGAACACCGCGCGGAGCCTGGCGGACACGCTGCAGACCGTCGCCGACGGCGTGGTCACGGGCCTCGGCTACGAGCTGGCGTGTGTCAACCTCGTACGCCCCGACGGCGACCTGGTGGTCGCCGCGCTCGCCGGCAACTCCGCGGCCGAGGCGCTGATCACCGGCCGGGTCGGCTCCCGTACCTCCTGGGACCGCCGGCTGAACATGGGCGAGGCCTGGGGCGACCTGCGTTTCATACCGCACACCGAGGGCTGGGTCCTCGACGACGACGACGTACCGCAGTGGTACACCGACGGTCCCGCGCCGCGCTTCGAGGACGAGTGGCACCCCTCCGACCGCCTCTTCGCGCCGATGTACACCCCCGGCGTCGGCGGCAACACGGGCGAACTCATCGGTGTCCTGTCCGTGGACCGGCCGCGCAACGGACGGCAGCCCGGCGCCTGGGGCCGTGAGGCCCTGCAGATGTACGCCTTCCAGGCCGCCATCGCGATCAGCAACGCACGTCTGCGGGCCAACATGCAGCGCGCCCTGGTCCGCCTGGAGCGCGAGCAACAGGCCCTGCGCGCCAGCGAGGAGAGCTTCCGCCAGGCCTTCGAGTACGCGCCCTCCGGCATGGCCATCGCCGAAATGGGCGGCGACCAGCACGGACGCATCCTGCGCACCAACGACGCCCTGTGCCGCCTGCTCGGCCGTCCCGCCTCCGCGATGCGCCGCTACTCCTTCTCCGACCTCGTGCACCCCGAGGACATCGGCACCCTGCTGCGCACCTCGGCCGAGGGCGGCCGCGCGGAGCTCAGGCTCGGACGCCGCGACGGCACCTATGTCTGGGTCTCGCTGCGCAACTCCGTCGTCGCGGACGCCGCCGACGGACCGCGCTTCCTGCTCACACACGTCGAGGACATAGAGGAGCGCAAGCGCCGCGAGCTCCAGCTCGCGCACCGCGCCTCGCACGACTCGCTCACCGGCCTGCCGAACTCGGCGGAGCTGCGCTCCCGCCTCGGCTCCCGGCTGTGCCAGCGCCCACAGGCCCTCCAGCCCGGCGCGGTCGAGTCGCTGGACGCCGCCTACGGACACGGGCCGTACGCGGAGCAGGCCGCCGAGCACAGCGGCTTCGACGGGCACGCGGCCGCACACGGCTTCGACTTCGGGCCGGGCGCGGCGGCGTACGACGCCTTCGACCACCATGTGCACACCATCGCGCCCGAGGGGGAGACGGACGACGGCGCCAAGGGGCTCGCGGTGCTCTTCTGTGACCTCGACGGCTTCAAGTCGATCAACGACCGGTTCGGCCACAACGCGGGCGACGCCGTACTCATCGAGGTCGCCCGGCGCCTGACCAACGGCGTCCGGGACGGTGACACGGTCGCCCGGCTCGGCGGTGACGAGTTCGTGGTGCTCGCCGACGGCCTCGGCCGGGCGGACGCGGCGGACCTCGCCGTACGGCTGCGGAACGCGATCATCCCGCCGATCCGGGTCGACGGCCGGGCGGTCCGGGTGGGCGCCAGCTTCGGCATCGGATGGGCGCACTGCGGCATGACGGCGGACGAGGTCTTGAAATCCGCTGACGAACGGATGTACGTGGAGAAACGGTCTCGTCCCAAACAGCATCGGCGTGCCGGATAA
- a CDS encoding carbohydrate-binding protein produces MTPGNNGASTPEDDDPFGYLYADGQANGATPPSGGGGYGYPGSVNRVRAVGERQYGQQQPGYGQQQAAAPTAPYGQVPQQGTYGQPGQQQPGYGQPNAHYAAPETGPGGATTSRQSSGGGGRGRGPNTKGLLIGAIAVVAAVVIGIGIAMMGGDSSGDKDKGGDQAGSTPSTSASASAETSSPAAAGELPKSDAKALRLEGGTTTASDVKGAKAAGGVYVNGFNQVGAKAVWTVNGIDKAGAYRLDVAYGIPGVDANATLVVNGKANTQPLNMKNFVGEAQAPKGNWEKGWQTTWAQVNLNKGTNVIEITCATGNQCEAYLDQVGLSKLK; encoded by the coding sequence ATGACGCCCGGCAACAACGGCGCGAGCACGCCCGAGGACGACGACCCGTTCGGCTACCTGTACGCCGACGGTCAGGCCAACGGCGCCACCCCGCCCAGCGGAGGTGGCGGCTACGGCTACCCGGGCTCGGTCAACCGGGTGCGGGCGGTCGGCGAACGCCAGTACGGTCAGCAGCAGCCCGGCTACGGTCAGCAGCAGGCCGCCGCCCCCACCGCGCCCTACGGCCAGGTCCCGCAGCAGGGGACCTACGGTCAGCCCGGTCAGCAGCAGCCCGGCTACGGCCAGCCGAACGCGCACTACGCGGCACCCGAGACGGGCCCCGGCGGTGCGACGACCTCCCGTCAGTCGTCCGGCGGTGGCGGCCGCGGTCGCGGCCCGAACACCAAGGGTCTGCTGATCGGCGCGATCGCCGTGGTCGCGGCCGTCGTCATCGGCATCGGCATCGCCATGATGGGCGGCGACTCGAGCGGCGACAAGGACAAGGGCGGCGACCAGGCCGGCTCCACGCCGTCGACGAGCGCGTCGGCGAGCGCCGAGACCAGTTCGCCCGCGGCGGCGGGCGAACTGCCGAAGTCGGACGCGAAGGCGCTGCGGCTCGAGGGCGGTACCACGACGGCTTCCGACGTCAAGGGCGCGAAGGCGGCCGGCGGCGTGTACGTGAACGGTTTCAACCAGGTGGGCGCCAAGGCCGTCTGGACCGTCAACGGCATCGACAAGGCGGGCGCGTACCGGCTGGATGTGGCCTATGGCATCCCGGGCGTCGACGCCAACGCGACGCTGGTGGTCAACGGCAAGGCCAACACGCAGCCGCTGAACATGAAGAACTTCGTGGGCGAGGCGCAGGCTCCGAAGGGCAACTGGGAGAAGGGCTGGCAGACGACCTGGGCCCAGGTCAACCTGAACAAGGGGACGAACGTCATCGAGATCACCTGCGCCACGGGAAACCAGTGCGAGGCGTATCTCGACCAGGTCGGGCTCAGCAAGCTCAAGTAG
- a CDS encoding SH3 domain-containing protein → MSRTAMAARLAAVGIASLGLVATMNSAASAAPEAGRVSATAQEWGGGWNDTRDVTIREKPSTTARKVGTLKKGDRVKCWVSGCSSVTGGTYKCTSGSPTEKQWHEVRWAGRKAYAATRCLEWGRVE, encoded by the coding sequence ATGAGCAGAACGGCTATGGCCGCACGGCTCGCGGCTGTCGGAATCGCCTCGCTGGGTCTCGTCGCCACCATGAACTCCGCGGCCTCGGCGGCCCCGGAGGCCGGCAGGGTCTCCGCCACCGCCCAGGAGTGGGGCGGCGGGTGGAACGACACCCGCGACGTCACCATCCGGGAGAAGCCCAGCACCACCGCACGGAAGGTCGGCACCCTGAAGAAGGGCGACCGGGTCAAGTGCTGGGTCTCCGGATGCAGCAGCGTCACGGGGGGCACCTACAAGTGCACCAGCGGTTCGCCGACCGAGAAGCAGTGGCACGAAGTCCGCTGGGCGGGCAGGAAGGCCTACGCGGCGACCCGCTGCCTCGAGTGGGGCCGCGTCGAGTGA
- a CDS encoding 1-phosphofructokinase, translated as MILTVTLNTAVDITYRVRSLRPHTSHRITEVTERPGGKGLNVARVLAALGHRVTVTGFAGGATGRSLREQLTGSPGLVDALVPVSGPTRRTIAVVDTTTGDTTQLNEPGPQTTPAEWAAFQETYEHLLRSASAVALCGSLPPGVPVGAYAGLIRAARATAVPVLLDTSGEPLRRGVAARPDIVKPNADELAELTGSHEPLQATRDARRRGAHAVVASLGDQGLLAHTPEGLWRATPPRRVHGNPTGAGDSVVAGLLSGLVEHLPWPERLARAAALATATVLAPVAGEFDREAYEELLGRVPVMVGQPV; from the coding sequence GTGATCCTCACGGTCACACTGAACACCGCGGTCGACATCACCTACCGCGTACGGTCCCTGCGTCCGCACACCTCGCACCGGATCACCGAGGTCACCGAACGCCCCGGCGGCAAGGGGCTGAACGTGGCGCGGGTGCTCGCCGCCCTCGGCCACCGGGTGACGGTCACGGGCTTCGCCGGCGGCGCCACCGGCCGTTCCCTGCGGGAGCAACTCACCGGCAGCCCCGGCCTGGTGGATGCGCTGGTGCCGGTGTCCGGCCCGACGCGCCGCACGATAGCCGTGGTCGACACGACGACGGGTGACACCACTCAGCTCAACGAGCCGGGTCCGCAGACAACCCCGGCGGAGTGGGCGGCCTTCCAGGAGACGTACGAGCATCTGCTGCGCTCCGCCTCGGCGGTGGCCCTGTGCGGCAGCCTGCCGCCGGGGGTGCCGGTGGGCGCGTACGCGGGGCTGATCCGCGCGGCCCGCGCGACGGCCGTCCCGGTCCTCCTGGACACCAGCGGCGAACCGCTGCGCCGGGGGGTCGCCGCCCGCCCCGACATCGTCAAGCCGAACGCCGACGAACTGGCCGAACTCACCGGCTCCCACGAGCCGTTGCAGGCGACCCGTGACGCCCGCAGGCGCGGGGCGCACGCCGTGGTGGCCTCCCTGGGCGACCAGGGACTGCTCGCCCACACGCCGGAGGGCCTCTGGCGGGCCACCCCGCCCCGCCGGGTGCACGGCAATCCGACGGGCGCGGGCGACTCGGTGGTCGCGGGCCTGCTGTCGGGACTGGTGGAACATCTGCCGTGGCCGGAGCGCCTGGCACGGGCCGCCGCCCTGGCCACGGCGACCGTACTGGCCCCGGTAGCCGGCGAGTTCGACCGGGAAGCGTACGAGGAACTGCTCGGGAGGGTACCTGTCATGGTCGGCCAGCCGGTGTAG
- the nagA gene encoding N-acetylglucosamine-6-phosphate deacetylase, protein MAPSKVLSGARVVLPTGVVDGGRVIVDGTRIAGSAADDTPATDLSGHWLVPGFVDLHNHGGGGASFTSGTVEEVLRGVHTHRLHGTTTVVASTVTGDMDGLAQRAGLLSELAEQGDIAGIHFEGPFISPCRKGAHSEELLRDPDPAEVRKLIDAARGRARMVTLATELPGGLDSVRLLAEHGVIAAIGHTDATYEQTVEAIDAGATVATHLFNAMPPLGHRTPGPITALLEDERITVELINDGTHLHPAALQLAFHHAGADRVAFITDAMDAAGFGDGRYLLGPLEVEVSEGVARLVEGGSIAGSTLTLDRAFQRAVTVDRLPVEAVVAALSANPAKLLGAYDRVGSLEPGKDADLVVLDAEFALKGVMRKGEWVVDPQLG, encoded by the coding sequence ATGGCCCCTAGCAAGGTTCTCTCCGGTGCCAGGGTGGTCCTGCCCACCGGGGTCGTCGACGGCGGACGCGTGATCGTCGACGGCACGCGCATCGCCGGGAGCGCGGCCGACGACACCCCGGCCACCGATCTGTCGGGCCACTGGCTCGTCCCCGGCTTCGTCGACCTGCACAACCACGGCGGCGGCGGCGCCTCCTTCACCTCCGGCACCGTCGAGGAGGTCCTGCGGGGCGTGCACACGCACCGGCTGCACGGCACCACCACCGTCGTCGCCTCGACCGTCACCGGTGACATGGACGGCCTGGCGCAGCGCGCCGGACTGCTCTCCGAGCTGGCCGAGCAGGGCGACATCGCGGGCATCCACTTCGAGGGCCCGTTCATCTCGCCGTGCCGCAAGGGCGCGCACTCCGAGGAACTGCTGCGCGACCCGGACCCGGCCGAGGTCCGCAAGCTGATCGACGCCGCGCGCGGCCGGGCCCGCATGGTCACCCTCGCCACGGAACTGCCGGGCGGCCTCGACTCCGTGCGCCTGCTGGCGGAGCACGGGGTGATCGCGGCGATCGGGCACACGGACGCGACGTACGAGCAGACGGTGGAGGCCATCGACGCGGGCGCGACCGTGGCCACGCACCTGTTCAACGCGATGCCCCCGCTCGGCCACCGCACGCCGGGGCCCATCACCGCCCTCCTGGAGGACGAGCGGATCACCGTCGAGCTGATCAACGACGGGACCCATCTCCACCCGGCCGCCCTCCAGCTGGCGTTCCATCACGCGGGCGCTGACCGGGTGGCGTTCATCACGGACGCCATGGACGCGGCGGGCTTCGGTGACGGCCGCTATCTGCTCGGCCCGCTGGAGGTCGAGGTCAGCGAGGGTGTCGCGCGGCTGGTGGAGGGCGGCTCGATCGCGGGCTCCACCCTCACCCTGGACCGCGCCTTCCAGCGGGCGGTCACGGTCGACCGGCTGCCGGTCGAGGCCGTCGTCGCGGCCCTGTCCGCCAACCCGGCCAAGCTGCTCGGCGCGTACGACAGGGTCGGCTCGCTGGAGCCGGGCAAGGACGCCGACCTGGTGGTTCTCGACGCGGAGTTCGCGCTCAAGGGCGTGATGCGCAAGGGCGAGTGGGTGGTCGATCCCCAACTGGGCTGA
- a CDS encoding ROK family protein, which yields MRHVIALDVGGTGMKAALVGPAGELLHQARHATGRERGPDAVVGTILDFAAELRAHGERLFGTPAAAAGVAVPGIVDAGSGTAVYSANLGWRDVPMRRLLGERLGGVPVALGHDVRTGGLAEGRIGAGQGADRFLFVPLGTGIAGAIGIDGGVEAGAHGFAGEIGHIVVRPGGTACPCGQHGCLERYASAAAVSQAWAETSGSPDADAADCAQAVAAGDARAVRVWQDAVDALADGLVTALTLLDPRTLIIGGGLAEAGETLFTPLRAAVERRVTFQKLPSIVPAALGDTAGCLGAGLLAWDLLETSHTDRSEVTI from the coding sequence GTGAGACATGTCATCGCCCTCGATGTGGGCGGCACCGGGATGAAGGCCGCCCTGGTCGGGCCGGCGGGCGAGTTGCTCCACCAGGCCCGCCACGCCACCGGCCGGGAACGCGGCCCGGACGCCGTGGTCGGCACGATCCTCGACTTCGCGGCCGAACTGCGCGCGCACGGCGAGCGGCTCTTCGGCACACCCGCCGCCGCCGCCGGGGTCGCCGTTCCCGGCATCGTGGACGCCGGCAGCGGCACCGCCGTCTACTCGGCCAACCTCGGCTGGCGCGACGTACCGATGCGCCGGCTGCTCGGCGAGCGGCTGGGCGGGGTGCCGGTGGCGCTCGGGCACGACGTGCGCACCGGCGGCCTCGCGGAGGGCCGGATCGGCGCGGGGCAGGGGGCCGACCGCTTCCTGTTCGTCCCCCTCGGCACCGGCATCGCGGGCGCCATCGGCATCGACGGCGGGGTGGAGGCGGGCGCGCACGGCTTCGCCGGCGAGATCGGCCACATCGTCGTACGCCCCGGGGGCACCGCGTGCCCGTGCGGACAGCACGGCTGTCTGGAGCGGTACGCGTCCGCGGCGGCCGTCAGCCAGGCCTGGGCCGAGACCTCCGGGTCACCCGACGCCGACGCGGCGGACTGCGCGCAGGCCGTGGCGGCGGGGGACGCGCGGGCCGTACGGGTCTGGCAGGACGCCGTCGACGCGCTCGCCGACGGACTCGTCACCGCGCTCACCCTGCTGGACCCGCGCACCCTGATCATCGGTGGCGGTCTCGCCGAGGCCGGGGAGACCCTGTTCACACCCCTGCGGGCCGCGGTGGAGCGACGCGTCACCTTCCAGAAGCTGCCGTCGATCGTCCCGGCGGCCCTCGGGGACACGGCCGGCTGCCTGGGCGCGGGCCTGCTGGCCTGGGACCTGCTCGAAACTTCCCACACCGACCGCTCGGAGGTAACCATCTGA
- a CDS encoding ABC transporter substrate-binding protein → MQRRRTGLVAVMSALGMTATLAGCGSSDGSGDVTLELVAADYGDSRANSSQKYWDTVVKGYETAHPGVRVEVTVYPWTDVDRKVAERVAAGRAPDMAQIGAYADYAAKGGLYSADQVLSIPVQADFVSQLTEAGQMNRVQYGMPFAASTRLLFFNKKLFADAGLTPPRSWSELAADAAALKARGVKFPYALPLGPEEAQAETMQWLLSGGDSYTDDVGTYHLDSTENVDTLTWLKNELVGKGLTGPVAPAKLNRADAFAAFARGEVGMLNGHPTLMKAAADKGVRFGMVPMPGVNGRAKATMGVADWMMAFKHNGHREQIGSFLDYVYSEKNVLAFSHEYDLLPVTTSASQAMSADTHDKEFAPFLGELPTSQLYPVGKTSWASVSADIKQDIGKAVGPGGSPAGVLGALQRTATIRDSTD, encoded by the coding sequence GTGCAGCGACGTAGGACTGGACTGGTCGCGGTGATGTCCGCGCTGGGCATGACGGCGACCCTCGCGGGCTGCGGCAGCTCGGACGGGTCCGGAGACGTGACCCTCGAACTCGTGGCGGCCGACTACGGCGACTCCAGGGCCAACAGCTCCCAGAAGTACTGGGACACGGTGGTCAAGGGGTACGAGACCGCCCACCCGGGTGTGCGTGTCGAGGTCACCGTGTACCCGTGGACCGATGTCGACCGCAAGGTCGCCGAGCGGGTGGCGGCGGGCCGGGCGCCCGACATGGCGCAGATCGGCGCGTACGCCGACTACGCCGCCAAGGGCGGGCTCTACAGCGCCGATCAGGTGCTTTCCATCCCCGTCCAGGCCGACTTCGTCTCCCAGCTCACCGAGGCGGGGCAGATGAACCGGGTGCAGTACGGCATGCCCTTCGCGGCCTCCACGCGACTGCTGTTCTTCAACAAGAAGCTCTTCGCGGACGCCGGCCTCACGCCGCCGCGGAGCTGGAGCGAGCTCGCGGCCGACGCGGCGGCGCTCAAGGCGCGGGGCGTGAAGTTCCCCTACGCGCTGCCGCTGGGCCCGGAGGAGGCGCAGGCGGAGACCATGCAGTGGCTGCTGAGCGGCGGCGACAGCTACACCGACGACGTCGGCACGTACCACCTCGACTCGACGGAGAACGTCGACACCCTCACCTGGCTCAAGAACGAACTGGTCGGTAAGGGGCTCACCGGACCCGTCGCACCTGCCAAGCTCAACCGTGCGGACGCTTTCGCGGCGTTCGCCCGGGGTGAGGTCGGGATGCTCAACGGGCACCCCACTCTGATGAAGGCGGCGGCCGACAAGGGCGTGCGGTTCGGCATGGTGCCGATGCCGGGCGTCAACGGCAGGGCCAAGGCGACGATGGGTGTCGCCGACTGGATGATGGCGTTCAAGCACAACGGCCACCGGGAGCAGATCGGGTCGTTCCTGGACTACGTGTACAGCGAGAAGAACGTGCTCGCCTTCTCCCACGAGTACGACCTGCTGCCGGTGACGACGTCCGCGTCCCAGGCGATGAGCGCCGACACGCACGACAAGGAGTTCGCCCCGTTCCTCGGCGAGCTGCCCACCTCGCAGCTCTATCCGGTCGGCAAGACCTCCTGGGCGTCCGTCAGCGCGGACATCAAGCAGGACATCGGCAAGGCGGTCGGTCCCGGCGGAAGCCCGGCCGGGGTCCTCGGCGCGCTGCAGCGGACGGCGACCATCAGGGACAGCACGGACTGA
- a CDS encoding DUF3263 domain-containing protein, producing the protein MEELGARERAVLALERRGFAGPGAKERAIREQLGLAPVRYYQLLNALLDDPRALAHDPITVNRLRRIRAGRREDR; encoded by the coding sequence ATGGAGGAGCTCGGGGCGCGGGAGCGGGCGGTTCTCGCCCTGGAGCGGCGGGGATTCGCCGGGCCGGGGGCGAAGGAGCGGGCGATAAGGGAGCAGCTCGGGCTGGCGCCCGTGCGGTATTACCAGCTCCTGAACGCCCTTCTCGACGATCCGCGGGCGCTGGCCCACGATCCGATCACGGTGAACCGGCTGCGCCGGATCAGGGCGGGGCGTCGCGAGGACCGCTGA
- the otsB gene encoding trehalose-phosphatase yields MGSHAEFPEHPETTDTVPTPATTAGAEGLQAILARPARTVIALDFDGTLAPIVPDPEQARAHPAAVPALAALAPKVASVAVVTGRPAGVAVRHGGFAGVPGLDHLVVLGHYGAERWDARTGTVSAPAPHPGVASVRAELPGFLDRIGVWQGTWIEEKGRALAVHTRRATDPQAAFESLREPLADLATRHGLIVEPGRMVLELRPPGMDKGVALLEYVREVGAEAVLYAGDDLGDLPAFAAVDKLRSDGVPGLLVCSGSPEVTELAERADLVVDGPAGVVHLLRSLAGLMDR; encoded by the coding sequence ATGGGCAGTCATGCGGAATTCCCGGAACACCCCGAGACCACGGACACCGTTCCGACACCGGCGACCACCGCGGGAGCGGAGGGGCTGCAGGCCATCCTCGCGCGGCCCGCCCGCACCGTGATCGCACTCGACTTCGACGGAACCCTCGCCCCCATCGTCCCCGACCCCGAACAGGCCCGTGCCCACCCCGCCGCGGTCCCCGCCCTCGCGGCCCTCGCCCCGAAGGTCGCCTCCGTCGCGGTCGTCACCGGCCGGCCCGCCGGCGTCGCGGTGCGCCACGGCGGCTTCGCGGGCGTCCCGGGCCTCGACCACCTCGTCGTCCTCGGCCACTACGGCGCCGAACGCTGGGACGCCCGCACGGGCACCGTCAGCGCCCCCGCACCGCACCCGGGTGTGGCCTCCGTCCGCGCGGAGCTGCCGGGATTCCTCGACCGGATCGGGGTCTGGCAGGGCACGTGGATCGAGGAGAAGGGCCGCGCCCTCGCCGTCCACACGCGCCGCGCCACGGACCCGCAGGCCGCCTTCGAGTCCCTGCGCGAACCCCTCGCCGACCTCGCCACCCGGCACGGCCTGATCGTCGAACCGGGCCGGATGGTCCTGGAACTGCGCCCGCCGGGCATGGACAAGGGCGTCGCCCTCCTGGAGTACGTCCGCGAGGTCGGCGCCGAAGCCGTCCTCTACGCGGGCGACGACCTCGGCGACCTCCCCGCCTTCGCGGCCGTCGACAAACTCCGCTCGGACGGCGTCCCGGGCCTGCTGGTGTGCAGCGGCAGCCCGGAGGTCACGGAACTCGCGGAACGCGCCGACCTGGTCGTGGACGGTCCGGCCGGAGTCGTCCACCTGCTGAGGTCGCTGGCCGGCCTGATGGACCGGTAG
- a CDS encoding alpha,alpha-trehalose-phosphate synthase (UDP-forming) has protein sequence MASTASSHGTHRILVASNRGPISYEVLEDGSLQARRGGGGLVSGLSAIGPDAGALWVCSALGEGDREAVRRGVGEDGVRMLDIDAAVHADAYNGIANSVLWFVHHMLYQTPLEPVFDQEFRRRWASYEAYNRAFARALADEAAEGAVVIVQDYHLTLVPGMLRELRPDLRIGHFSHTPWAPVDYFRMLPDDIAGQVLRGMLGADRLGFLTHRWADAFTACCEALVGGLGTTRVGVHGLGADADFLRGRSHEADVTERMAALREQIGEGPDGRARRAIVRVDRTELSKNIVRGLLAYRQLLEDRPEWRERVVHVAFAYPSRQDLAVYRDYTAAVRTLADEINSEYGTPGWTPVVLHVKDDFARSLAAYRLADVALVNPIRDGMNLVAKEVPVVSDEGCVLVLSREAGAYEELGEDAVAVNPYDVVGTARALHEALSLPAGERAERTKRLAAAATALPPAQWFLEQLRALEA, from the coding sequence ATGGCTTCGACGGCTTCATCGCACGGCACCCACCGGATCCTCGTCGCGTCCAACCGCGGTCCGATCTCCTACGAGGTGCTGGAGGACGGCTCGCTCCAGGCCCGGCGCGGCGGGGGCGGGCTGGTCTCGGGCCTCTCCGCGATCGGGCCGGACGCGGGGGCCCTGTGGGTGTGCTCGGCGCTCGGCGAAGGCGACCGCGAGGCGGTCCGGCGCGGAGTGGGCGAGGACGGCGTGCGGATGCTGGACATCGACGCCGCGGTGCACGCGGACGCGTACAACGGCATCGCGAACTCGGTGCTGTGGTTCGTCCACCACATGCTGTACCAGACACCGCTGGAGCCGGTCTTCGACCAGGAGTTCCGCCGCCGGTGGGCGTCCTACGAGGCCTACAACCGCGCGTTCGCGCGGGCCCTGGCGGACGAGGCGGCCGAGGGCGCCGTCGTGATCGTGCAGGACTACCACCTGACCCTGGTCCCGGGCATGCTCCGCGAGCTCCGCCCCGACCTGCGGATCGGCCACTTCTCGCACACCCCGTGGGCGCCGGTCGACTACTTCCGGATGCTGCCCGACGACATCGCCGGGCAGGTGCTGCGCGGCATGCTCGGCGCGGACCGGCTGGGCTTCCTGACGCACCGCTGGGCGGACGCGTTCACCGCCTGCTGCGAGGCGCTCGTCGGCGGGCTCGGCACCACCCGGGTCGGTGTGCACGGACTCGGCGCGGACGCGGACTTCCTGCGCGGGCGCTCCCACGAGGCGGACGTCACGGAGCGGATGGCCGCGCTGCGCGAGCAGATCGGCGAGGGCCCCGACGGCCGCGCCCGCCGGGCGATCGTGCGGGTGGACCGCACCGAACTGTCGAAGAACATCGTGCGGGGTCTGCTGGCCTACCGGCAGCTCCTGGAGGACCGGCCGGAGTGGCGCGAGCGGGTGGTCCACGTGGCCTTCGCCTACCCCTCCCGCCAGGACCTGGCGGTCTACCGGGACTACACGGCCGCCGTGCGGACCCTGGCGGACGAGATCAACTCCGAGTACGGGACGCCGGGTTGGACGCCGGTCGTGCTGCACGTCAAGGACGACTTCGCCCGCTCGCTGGCCGCCTACCGGCTCGCCGACGTCGCCCTCGTCAACCCCATCCGGGACGGCATGAACCTCGTCGCCAAGGAGGTGCCCGTCGTCTCCGACGAGGGGTGCGTGCTGGTGCTGTCCCGGGAGGCCGGGGCGTACGAGGAGCTGGGCGAGGACGCGGTCGCGGTGAACCCGTACGACGTGGTCGGCACCGCGCGGGCGCTGCACGAGGCCCTGTCCCTGCCGGCCGGTGAGCGGGCCGAGCGCACGAAGCGGCTCGCCGCGGCGGCGACGGCCCTGCCTCCGGCGCAGTGGTTCCTGGAGCAGCTGCGCGCGCTGGAGGCGTGA